In one Aeromicrobium erythreum genomic region, the following are encoded:
- the soxR gene encoding redox-sensitive transcriptional activator SoxR, with protein sequence MDATDRLTPQEVAARSGVAVTALHFYESRGLITATRTAGNQRRYGRDVLRRLAFVQFSQRLGIPLAEIGEALASLPDDRVPTKRDWSRLTSRWRADLDARIARLQALRDDLDGCIGCGCLSLRSCSVYNHDDELGRRGPGPHRGLT encoded by the coding sequence GTGGACGCGACGGACCGACTCACACCGCAGGAGGTGGCCGCCCGGTCGGGCGTGGCGGTCACGGCGTTGCACTTCTATGAGTCGCGTGGCCTCATCACCGCCACACGGACGGCGGGCAACCAGCGACGCTACGGACGCGACGTGCTACGACGTCTCGCGTTCGTCCAGTTCTCCCAGCGCCTCGGCATCCCCCTCGCCGAGATCGGCGAGGCGCTCGCATCGCTCCCCGACGACCGCGTGCCGACCAAGCGGGACTGGTCACGGCTCACCTCCCGCTGGCGCGCCGACCTCGACGCCCGCATCGCCCGCCTGCAGGCGCTGCGCGACGACCTCGACGGCTGCATCGGCTGCGGCTGCCTGTCGCTGCGCAGCTGCTCGGTCTACAACCACGACGACGAGCTGGGCCGCCGCGGCCCCGGGCCGCACCGAGGCCTGACGTGA